One Polaribacter sp. KT25b DNA segment encodes these proteins:
- a CDS encoding TrkH family potassium uptake protein yields the protein MGSLNLKIIYRFLGITAILNGLFMFVAYPFSYFNDEKAGDGILISGIITVLIGVLLYFLNKPQSTSIHKKEGYLIVTSGWLILSFTGMLPYLFSGAIPSITDAFFETISGYSTTGSSILTDIESMPKGILFWRSVTHWIGGMGIIVLTIAILPLLGIGGMQLFMAEAPGPSADKLHPRITDTAKRLYLIYVSLTFAEFFLLKLAGMTWFDAINHAMATLSTGGFSTKNSSVAFYNNLPFAQYIIIFFMLIAGSNFVLIYFALKGKIKKVFQSEEFRYYLFGVLGVSAVVAILIIFFQDPNLQTTIAHPKVYGEAESAIRHSLFMVTSVVTTTGFVSADFTTWCFFATAIFFALFFTGGSAGSTSGGVKVVRHIIMLKNSFLEFKKALHPNAIIPVRYDGKSVSQTIVFNILSFFIIYMLIFILASVILTLLGLDFLSALGATASSLGNIGPGLGSVSPVDSFAHLSSSAKWFCSFLMLIGRLELFTVLILFTPFFWRKN from the coding sequence GACGAAAAAGCTGGTGACGGAATTTTAATTTCTGGAATAATTACAGTTCTTATTGGTGTTCTACTCTATTTTCTTAACAAACCTCAAAGTACCAGTATACATAAAAAAGAAGGTTATTTAATAGTAACTTCTGGATGGCTTATACTTTCATTTACAGGAATGTTACCCTACTTATTTTCTGGTGCAATACCGAGTATTACTGATGCTTTTTTTGAAACTATTTCTGGTTATTCTACAACCGGATCTTCAATTCTTACAGATATTGAATCTATGCCAAAAGGCATTCTTTTTTGGAGAAGTGTTACACATTGGATAGGCGGAATGGGAATTATTGTACTAACCATTGCAATTTTACCTCTTTTAGGAATTGGAGGAATGCAACTTTTTATGGCAGAAGCGCCAGGGCCATCTGCAGATAAATTACATCCAAGAATTACAGACACCGCAAAACGATTATACTTAATTTATGTCTCTTTAACCTTTGCTGAATTCTTTTTATTAAAACTTGCTGGCATGACTTGGTTTGATGCTATAAATCATGCAATGGCAACATTAAGTACAGGTGGTTTTTCTACTAAAAACAGTAGTGTAGCTTTTTACAATAATCTACCTTTTGCACAATATATTATCATCTTTTTTATGCTGATTGCAGGCTCAAACTTTGTACTAATCTATTTTGCTTTGAAAGGTAAAATTAAAAAAGTTTTTCAAAGTGAAGAATTTAGATATTATTTATTTGGTGTTTTAGGAGTTTCAGCAGTTGTTGCAATTTTAATTATATTTTTCCAAGATCCTAATTTACAAACTACAATTGCACATCCAAAAGTATATGGCGAAGCAGAAAGTGCTATAAGACACTCTTTATTTATGGTAACCTCTGTTGTAACTACAACTGGTTTTGTATCCGCAGATTTTACTACATGGTGTTTCTTTGCAACTGCTATTTTCTTTGCGCTCTTTTTTACAGGTGGTTCTGCAGGTTCTACAAGTGGAGGCGTAAAAGTTGTTAGACATATTATAATGCTAAAAAATAGCTTTTTAGAATTTAAAAAAGCCTTACATCCAAATGCAATAATTCCTGTAAGATATGATGGGAAATCGGTGAGTCAAACAATTGTTTTTAATATTCTTTCCTTTTTTATTATTTACATGCTAATTTTTATTTTAGCATCAGTTATTTTAACATTATTGGGTTTAGATTTCCTATCTGCGTTAGGTGCTACAGCTTCCTCTTTAGGTAATATTGGTCCTGGTTTAGGTTCTGTAAGTCCTGTTGATAGTTTTGCACATTTATCATCTTCTGCAAAATGGTTTTGTTCTTTTTTAATGTTAATTGGACGTTTAGAGCTTTTTACAGTTTTAATTTTGTTTACACCTTTCTTCTGGCGAAAAAATTAG
- a CDS encoding Calx-beta domain-containing protein: protein MKQKNLLKIAMLFVFAIISNFSYCQGTETFTGITGNVSSYLSRSWTGDDGSTWTATNARVSEDINGDAITLNDDKSDTYVQSGTISGGIGDITISTQRKFSGGSSVLSVFINDVKVGTVPVETAITTTTISNINVSGDIVIKLWNDTGGSSSGGADRVGIDDVVWTAFTGIITPTVTFDTETSSVNEADIDVVTTGIPVTLTNYAAGVTITPTVNGASTADPADYTIDLTPIVFGADETKNIPLTIHHDDDFINGTIIIDFTVTDGTADLGTSQHTVTITDDEVAPSIGFDTATSSETETDTTFNVLIPVTVSDYSGTQIDVSIAASGTADVADYTLNTASLTFTADGSQNVSLDINDDADSDIETVILTITETSTVTGLVISQDTHTVTIIDNDIAPGISLPYTIDFTSVDPFSNDWTAQNIAGTSTWAYTNGTGVSMNAYTDSCTAEDWLISPAFNLDTAANEILSYDFSQQYGSTAIEIYYSNDYIGTGDPNTATWTLIESVAAQSSTGTIVEISSENLTTLQGVAGTNVYIAFKYDTNADCSNWIVENFTLETASLTPNVTFDAETTSVNETDVDVVTTGIPVTFTNYNTDVTITPTVNGSSTADPSDYTIILTPLTFSANETLSIPLTIHDDADFIDETIIIDFTVTTGTADLGTSQHTVTITDDEVAPSIGFDAATSTESETDATFNVLIPVTVSDYSGTQIDVSIAASGTADVADYTLNTASLTFTADGSKNVSLDINDDADTDNETVILTITETSTVTGLVISQATHTVTIADNETPNYFVEDFTNSNATGGYNDNSFLGNNNITWTYVESRDENGDANGAGIVGNALMLRNSGSKVTSSTITGGIGDFSVKLYKGFTSSGDRQVELFINSVSKGTSIAFDDADDKDAYTFAVDDINVTGDIIIELRNITGKQIIVDDITWSPYSPTTITWDGSDSSDWATAANWDTNTVPTSADNVIIPDVATAPIIGTSTGAEANDLTITETDGVTISSGGSLIVSGTSSGNVTYNRTLAYDADKTKAWYLVSSPVNGEIMTDMISNNTFATSGANIGFAPYDNSQADSNDRWSYFGSGATDALVNGKGYTAKLGAAGDLSFTGTLNTGDVAIGLTQGSNNFNLIGNPYASYINSGTFLTTNTDELVQEEIYIWNQGTGQYDTQISGDSFKIAPGQGFFVEAKTTNDVTFTTALQSNEASDTFQKSATRPEVQLFMNNGDASRYLKVYYIDGTTTGFDNGYDGKLFGGVPQPFALYSHLVSDSKGENFQIQSLPNSDLETMVIPVGIIADAGKEITFTAQALNLPSELKVFLEDREANSYTRLDEANANYKVTLDEALNGVGRFFLHTSAKSTLNIEAVSLDNISIYNTNNSNLRIVGLSQGKANIKLFNILGKQVLNTTFTSNGVQDISLPNLATGIYIVQLETEAGKLNKKITLE, encoded by the coding sequence ATGAAACAAAAAAACTTATTAAAAATTGCAATGCTATTTGTTTTTGCAATAATTTCCAATTTTAGTTATTGTCAAGGTACAGAAACATTTACAGGTATCACTGGTAATGTAAGCAGTTATTTATCTAGAAGTTGGACTGGAGATGACGGTTCTACTTGGACAGCCACTAATGCAAGAGTTAGCGAAGATATTAATGGAGATGCAATCACATTAAACGACGACAAATCGGATACTTATGTGCAATCAGGAACAATAAGCGGTGGTATAGGAGACATAACTATATCTACTCAAAGAAAATTCAGTGGAGGCTCTAGTGTTCTTTCAGTTTTTATTAATGATGTAAAAGTTGGAACTGTACCAGTAGAAACTGCAATTACAACAACAACAATATCAAACATTAATGTAAGTGGTGATATAGTTATTAAATTATGGAATGACACCGGAGGTTCGAGCAGTGGTGGTGCTGATAGAGTAGGTATAGACGATGTTGTATGGACAGCTTTCACAGGTATAATTACACCAACGGTAACTTTCGATACTGAAACAAGTTCTGTTAATGAAGCAGATATAGATGTTGTTACCACAGGGATTCCAGTAACTTTAACAAACTATGCTGCAGGTGTTACTATTACCCCAACGGTAAATGGCGCAAGTACAGCAGATCCTGCAGATTATACAATTGATTTAACTCCGATTGTATTTGGTGCTGATGAAACAAAAAATATACCGTTAACAATTCATCATGATGATGATTTTATTAATGGAACTATTATTATTGATTTTACAGTAACTGATGGAACTGCAGATTTAGGGACAAGCCAACATACAGTTACTATTACAGATGATGAAGTTGCACCATCTATTGGTTTTGACACTGCTACAAGCTCTGAAACAGAAACTGACACAACTTTCAACGTATTAATTCCTGTTACTGTTTCAGATTATTCTGGCACACAAATAGACGTTAGTATTGCTGCTTCTGGTACTGCAGATGTTGCAGATTACACTTTAAATACTGCAAGTTTAACTTTTACTGCAGATGGTTCTCAAAACGTTTCTTTAGATATTAATGATGATGCAGATTCTGACATTGAAACTGTAATTTTAACCATTACTGAAACAAGTACTGTAACTGGTTTGGTAATTTCTCAAGATACACATACAGTTACCATTATAGATAATGATATTGCACCAGGTATTTCATTACCTTACACTATTGACTTTACAAGTGTAGATCCTTTTTCTAATGATTGGACTGCTCAAAATATTGCAGGTACTTCAACTTGGGCTTACACTAATGGAACAGGAGTAAGCATGAATGCATATACCGACAGCTGTACTGCAGAAGATTGGCTTATTTCGCCAGCATTTAATTTAGATACTGCTGCAAACGAAATTTTATCTTACGATTTCTCTCAACAATACGGTTCTACTGCAATAGAAATATATTATTCTAATGATTACATAGGCACAGGAGACCCAAATACTGCTACTTGGACATTAATAGAAAGTGTTGCTGCCCAAAGTAGTACTGGTACTATTGTAGAAATTAGCAGTGAGAACCTTACCACTCTACAAGGTGTTGCTGGTACCAATGTATATATTGCCTTTAAGTACGATACTAATGCTGATTGCTCTAATTGGATTGTAGAAAACTTTACTTTAGAAACAGCGTCTTTAACACCAAATGTTACTTTTGACGCTGAAACAACTTCTGTTAATGAAACAGATGTAGATGTTGTTACCACTGGTATTCCTGTAACTTTTACAAATTACAATACAGATGTTACCATTACTCCAACTGTAAATGGTTCTAGTACTGCAGATCCTTCAGATTATACAATCATTTTAACTCCATTAACTTTTTCTGCTAACGAAACTTTAAGTATTCCTTTAACAATACATGATGATGCAGATTTTATTGATGAAACGATTATTATCGATTTTACAGTAACTACTGGTACAGCAGATTTAGGAACAAGTCAACACACTGTTACTATTACAGACGATGAAGTTGCGCCATCTATTGGATTTGATGCCGCTACAAGTACTGAATCTGAAACAGACGCAACTTTTAACGTATTAATTCCTGTTACTGTTTCAGATTATTCTGGTACACAAATAGATGTTAGTATTGCTGCTTCTGGTACTGCAGATGTTGCAGATTACACTTTAAATACTGCAAGTTTAACTTTTACTGCTGATGGTTCTAAAAACGTTTCTTTAGACATTAATGATGATGCAGACACAGACAACGAAACTGTAATTCTAACCATTACAGAAACTAGTACTGTAACTGGTTTGGTTATTTCGCAAGCTACACATACTGTTACTATTGCAGATAATGAAACTCCTAATTATTTTGTAGAAGATTTCACTAACTCTAATGCTACTGGCGGATATAATGATAATAGTTTTTTAGGAAACAATAATATTACATGGACATACGTAGAATCTAGAGATGAAAATGGAGATGCTAATGGAGCTGGAATTGTTGGTAATGCTTTAATGCTTAGAAACAGTGGTAGTAAAGTTACTTCTAGTACTATTACTGGAGGTATTGGAGATTTTTCTGTTAAATTATACAAAGGTTTTACCTCAAGTGGAGATAGACAAGTAGAATTATTTATTAATAGTGTCTCTAAAGGAACGTCTATTGCTTTTGATGATGCTGATGATAAAGATGCATATACATTTGCAGTTGATGATATAAATGTTACCGGAGATATTATAATAGAACTAAGGAATATAACTGGTAAACAAATAATTGTTGATGATATTACTTGGTCTCCTTATTCACCAACAACAATAACTTGGGATGGGAGTGATAGTTCTGATTGGGCTACTGCAGCTAACTGGGATACAAATACTGTACCTACATCAGCTGATAATGTTATTATTCCTGATGTAGCTACTGCACCAATTATTGGAACTTCAACGGGAGCTGAAGCGAATGATTTAACTATTACGGAAACAGATGGTGTTACAATAAGTAGCGGAGGTTCTTTAATAGTAAGTGGTACTTCTTCAGGAAATGTTACTTACAACAGAACTCTAGCTTACGACGCAGATAAAACAAAAGCATGGTATTTAGTTTCTAGTCCTGTTAATGGAGAAATTATGACTGACATGATTAGCAATAACACTTTTGCTACTAGTGGCGCTAATATTGGTTTTGCTCCTTATGATAATTCACAAGCAGATTCTAATGATAGATGGTCTTATTTTGGTAGCGGAGCAACTGATGCTTTAGTAAACGGAAAAGGATACACTGCTAAACTAGGTGCTGCTGGAGACCTTTCTTTTACAGGAACACTTAATACAGGTGATGTTGCAATTGGTTTAACTCAAGGCAGTAATAATTTTAATTTGATAGGTAACCCTTATGCTTCTTATATAAATAGTGGTACTTTTTTAACTACAAATACAGATGAATTAGTACAAGAAGAAATTTATATTTGGAATCAAGGTACTGGTCAATATGACACACAAATTTCTGGAGATTCTTTTAAAATAGCTCCTGGACAAGGATTTTTTGTAGAAGCAAAAACTACGAATGATGTAACATTTACAACTGCATTGCAAAGCAATGAAGCTTCAGATACTTTTCAAAAAAGTGCTACAAGACCAGAAGTTCAATTATTTATGAATAATGGGGATGCTTCAAGATATTTAAAAGTGTATTATATAGATGGTACTACAACTGGTTTTGATAATGGTTATGATGGTAAATTATTTGGTGGAGTGCCACAGCCTTTTGCTCTTTATTCTCATTTAGTATCTGATAGTAAAGGTGAAAATTTCCAAATTCAATCTTTACCTAATTCAGATTTAGAAACCATGGTTATTCCTGTTGGTATTATTGCTGATGCTGGTAAAGAAATTACATTTACTGCACAAGCTTTAAACTTACCTTCTGAATTAAAAGTATTTTTAGAAGACAGAGAAGCAAATTCTTACACAAGATTAGATGAAGCTAATGCAAATTATAAAGTTACTTTAGATGAAGCTTTAAACGGGGTTGGAAGATTCTTTTTACACACTTCTGCTAAATCAACTTTAAATATTGAAGCTGTTTCTTTAGATAACATCAGTATTTATAACACTAATAATTCTAATTTAAGAATTGTTGGTTTATCTCAAGGAAAAGCAAATATAAAATTATTTAATATTCTTGGTAAACAAGTTTTAAATACTACTTTTACATCTAATGGTGTTCAAGATATTTCATTGCCTAATTTAGCAACTGGAATTTACATTGTTCAGTTAGAAACAGAAGCAGGAAAATTAAACAAGAAAATAACTTTAGAATAA